In Sporichthya polymorpha DSM 43042, a genomic segment contains:
- a CDS encoding TetR/AcrR family transcriptional regulator, whose translation MAKASASVAGPAEVAVPRTARERILDAARSAFRQNGIAATPLDEVAALAGVARPNLYRYFSSREELVRQVMIAEVRAVNAERWSRITLSGPVAPLILDSLVAGHDLAHDYMANVTLVAEATAITADLMSHDEALAAAQYEYWGPLLEYGRARGEIAAHLTNERIVRWFLTNHVLVSERPVLVPDGDVRAWFADFVVPPVLAGGNA comes from the coding sequence ATGGCGAAGGCGTCGGCGTCAGTGGCGGGACCGGCGGAGGTGGCCGTCCCGCGGACCGCGCGGGAGCGGATTCTCGACGCCGCCCGGTCGGCGTTCCGGCAGAACGGGATAGCGGCGACGCCGCTGGACGAGGTCGCGGCGCTCGCGGGGGTCGCGCGGCCGAACCTGTACCGGTACTTCTCCAGCCGCGAGGAACTCGTCCGGCAGGTGATGATCGCCGAGGTGCGTGCGGTCAACGCGGAACGGTGGAGCCGCATCACGTTGTCCGGCCCGGTCGCGCCGCTGATCCTCGACTCGCTCGTCGCCGGCCACGACCTCGCGCACGACTACATGGCGAACGTGACGCTGGTGGCCGAGGCGACCGCGATCACCGCCGACCTGATGAGCCACGACGAGGCGCTCGCCGCGGCCCAGTACGAGTACTGGGGCCCGCTGCTGGAGTACGGCCGGGCCCGCGGGGAGATCGCGGCGCACCTGACGAACGAGCGCATCGTCCGCTGGTTCCTCACCAACCACGTCCTCGTCTCCGAACGACCCGTGCTCGTCCCCGACGGCGACGTCCGTGCCTGGTTCGCCGACTTCGTCGTCCCGCCCGTCCTCGCTGGAGGCAACGCATGA
- a CDS encoding SDR family NAD(P)-dependent oxidoreductase gives MALALVTGAARGIGRATAARLVQSGFEVIVADLDGAAAETTASEIGAKVAQVDVADEASVAAVAAGISDLAVLVNNAGMYLPGKLADVTPEHFHKVFDVNVLGPLLMTRHFADALAADGGGSVVNVASMSAFMPVPGTGVYSMAKAAVASYTEAAALEYAPRGIRVNAVAPGRISTEMTADRQGDPAREARTNALIPLGRSGLAEDVAEAICALATGAAYVTGQVLRVDGGLTINTVPLLQAAQSGGI, from the coding sequence GTGGCTCTTGCACTCGTGACCGGCGCGGCCCGGGGGATCGGCCGCGCGACCGCGGCGAGGCTGGTGCAGTCCGGCTTCGAGGTGATCGTCGCCGACCTCGACGGCGCGGCCGCCGAGACGACGGCGTCGGAGATCGGCGCCAAGGTCGCGCAGGTCGACGTCGCCGACGAGGCGTCGGTCGCCGCCGTCGCGGCCGGCATCTCCGACCTCGCGGTGCTGGTGAACAACGCCGGCATGTACCTGCCGGGCAAGCTGGCGGACGTCACCCCCGAGCACTTCCACAAGGTCTTCGACGTCAACGTCCTCGGCCCGCTGCTGATGACCCGTCACTTCGCCGACGCCCTTGCCGCTGACGGCGGCGGGTCCGTCGTCAACGTCGCCTCGATGTCGGCGTTCATGCCGGTCCCGGGCACCGGCGTGTACTCGATGGCGAAGGCCGCCGTCGCGTCGTACACCGAGGCCGCGGCACTGGAGTACGCCCCGCGCGGAATCCGCGTCAACGCCGTGGCCCCGGGCCGCATCAGCACCGAGATGACCGCCGACCGCCAGGGCGACCCTGCCCGCGAGGCCCGCACGAACGCCCTGATCCCGCTCGGCCGCTCCGGCCTCGCCGAGGACGTCGCCGAGGCGATCTGCGCCCTCGCGACCGGCGCCGCCTACGTCACCGGCCAGGTCCTCCGCGTCGACGGCGGCCTGACCATCAACACCGTCCCGCTCCTCCAGGCGGCCCAGTCCGGCGGCATCTGA
- a CDS encoding alpha-ketoacid dehydrogenase subunit beta: protein MSTSAFLSDDSSGAAQTEVMTMAQALNSALHLAMDADSKVLLLGEDVADPIGGVLKISKGLSTKYGRDRVRPTPIAETGIIGAAVGLAMGGYKPIAEIMFMDFTTVCIDQIVNHAAKLRYMSGGHTPVPLTVRTGVGTRRFGAQHAQNLEAWFMHTPGIKVVVPSTAADAKGLLASCIDDPDPCLFVEHFDLVFTQKDEVPVGLHKVPLGKAAVRRPGEHVTVITYGTQVRNAVAAAETLAEQGISAEVIDLRTLVPLDMETVLESVERTRRAVVLHDAHTFCGPGAELAAQITETLWADLLAPVLRLGAGYSPVPFAAGLDFHPTSDDLVAAVHQLMGR, encoded by the coding sequence GTGAGCACGTCCGCCTTCCTCTCCGACGACTCCTCGGGCGCCGCGCAGACCGAGGTCATGACGATGGCGCAGGCGCTGAACTCCGCCCTGCACCTCGCGATGGACGCCGACTCAAAGGTCCTGCTGCTCGGCGAGGACGTGGCCGACCCGATCGGTGGCGTCCTGAAGATCTCGAAGGGCCTGTCGACGAAGTACGGCCGCGACCGCGTGCGCCCCACGCCGATCGCGGAGACCGGCATCATCGGCGCGGCCGTCGGGCTCGCGATGGGTGGTTACAAGCCGATCGCCGAGATCATGTTCATGGACTTCACGACGGTCTGCATCGACCAGATCGTCAACCACGCCGCGAAGCTGCGCTACATGTCCGGCGGTCACACGCCGGTCCCGCTGACGGTGCGGACGGGCGTCGGCACCCGGCGCTTCGGCGCCCAGCACGCGCAGAACCTCGAGGCGTGGTTCATGCACACGCCCGGCATCAAGGTCGTCGTCCCCTCGACGGCGGCCGACGCCAAGGGTCTGCTCGCCTCCTGCATCGACGACCCGGACCCGTGCCTGTTCGTCGAGCACTTCGACCTGGTCTTCACGCAGAAGGACGAGGTGCCGGTCGGGCTGCACAAGGTGCCGCTCGGGAAGGCGGCCGTACGCCGCCCTGGTGAGCACGTCACCGTCATCACCTACGGGACGCAGGTGCGCAACGCGGTCGCGGCCGCGGAGACCCTGGCGGAGCAGGGGATCTCGGCCGAGGTGATCGACCTGCGCACGCTGGTCCCCCTCGACATGGAGACGGTGCTGGAGTCGGTCGAGCGCACGCGGCGCGCCGTCGTCCTTCACGACGCGCACACGTTCTGCGGCCCCGGCGCCGAGCTCGCGGCCCAGATCACCGAGACGCTGTGGGCCGACCTGCTCGCGCCCGTCCTGCGCCTCGGCGCGGGGTACTCGCCCGTCCCGTTCGCGGCGGGCCTCGACTTCCACCCGACCTCCGACGACCTCGTCGCGGCGGTCCACCAGCTGATGGGACGTTGA
- a CDS encoding thiamine pyrophosphate-dependent dehydrogenase E1 component subunit alpha, with protein MLTTAEMLQMYRTMALITATSDRASAEVKSGSLQSAFYPVRGLEGVCGALSIAVTPQDQLVSTYRSLGDALAKGSNLRRVIAEIYGRSDGVCGGKGGPMHLHDTSMGFMTSTGIVGSGIPIAVGLGIAAQLDGPSSEGTGRAVVTTFGDGATSIGAFHEGMNMAGLWKLPVVFLCQNNQWGEHTPIAEYAANTDLAGRAQAYGMRTVRVDGFDPVATAEVLRDALTRARNGEGPTFVEAVTYRLTGHSGSADYSYMPADELAAALERDPVPTFRRRLLESGAASEADLAALDAEVVAQVDDAFAFAQASPPPEKDLRYRDVFADTAALAGTGVAL; from the coding sequence GTGCTGACGACGGCCGAGATGTTGCAGATGTACCGGACGATGGCCCTGATCACGGCCACCAGCGATCGCGCGTCCGCGGAGGTGAAGAGCGGCTCCCTGCAGTCCGCCTTCTACCCCGTGCGCGGACTGGAGGGCGTCTGCGGCGCGCTCTCGATCGCGGTGACCCCGCAGGACCAGCTCGTCTCCACCTACCGCTCGCTGGGCGACGCGCTCGCGAAGGGGTCGAACCTGCGGCGGGTGATCGCCGAGATCTACGGCCGGTCCGACGGGGTGTGCGGCGGCAAGGGCGGCCCGATGCACCTGCACGACACCTCGATGGGCTTCATGACGAGCACCGGCATCGTCGGCTCCGGCATCCCGATCGCCGTGGGGCTCGGGATCGCGGCGCAGCTCGACGGGCCGAGCTCGGAAGGCACCGGGCGCGCGGTCGTCACCACCTTCGGTGACGGCGCCACCTCGATCGGCGCCTTCCACGAGGGCATGAACATGGCCGGGCTCTGGAAGCTGCCCGTCGTCTTCCTCTGCCAGAACAACCAGTGGGGCGAGCACACGCCGATCGCCGAGTACGCCGCGAACACCGACCTCGCCGGCCGCGCGCAGGCGTACGGGATGCGCACCGTCCGCGTCGACGGGTTCGACCCGGTCGCCACCGCCGAGGTGTTGCGCGACGCGCTCACCCGCGCCCGCAACGGCGAGGGCCCGACGTTCGTCGAGGCCGTCACCTACCGGCTCACCGGGCACAGCGGCTCCGCCGACTACAGCTACATGCCGGCCGACGAGCTCGCGGCCGCGCTCGAGCGTGACCCGGTGCCGACGTTCCGCCGCCGGCTGCTCGAGTCCGGTGCCGCGAGCGAGGCCGACCTCGCCGCCCTCGACGCGGAGGTGGTCGCGCAGGTCGACGACGCCTTCGCCTTCGCCCAGGCGAGCCCGCCGCCGGAGAAGGACCTGCGGTACCGGGACGTCTTCGCCGACACCGCCGCCCTGGCGGGGACGGGAGTGGCGCTGTGA
- a CDS encoding cytochrome P450 translates to MVETSDLTRLISNDPGLVRCPWPLYDVLRTEAPVTYDETLKAFVVTRYADVIEVLKDTATFSSAMASGPSSVTGLAKKLIADPETPERLRAQAERRLKLAESPVLLFTDPPLHKRQRQLVSAAFSPKRIKQLEPEVRRLVDELIDGFIADGKVDLVPQFAIPLPMTVIATMLGVPPQNMDQFKRWSNAFTAGVGAVEQTREEIAEIFDEVDTFYDYFTDEIERRRVEPQDDLLTDLVEARMAGEEPLTLDEMLNMLVQFLVAGNETTTNSAGMLVNRLAQEPGLADRVRENHALIPTLVEEMLRVEAPVQGMFRVATTDGTIGDVAVPAGSVVWLVYGSANLDPETFAEPGTLDLDGDRAPHLTFARFEHFCLGANIARLELRIAAERLLDRLADIRLACDPAEVPYHRSFVLRGPASLPLTFTAR, encoded by the coding sequence GTGGTCGAGACCTCTGATCTGACGCGCCTGATCTCCAACGACCCCGGGCTCGTGCGGTGCCCGTGGCCGCTGTACGACGTGCTGCGGACCGAGGCGCCGGTGACGTACGACGAGACGCTCAAGGCGTTCGTCGTCACCCGCTACGCCGACGTCATCGAGGTCCTCAAGGACACCGCGACCTTCTCCTCCGCGATGGCGAGCGGCCCGAGCTCGGTGACCGGGCTGGCGAAGAAGCTGATCGCCGACCCCGAGACGCCGGAGCGCCTGCGCGCCCAGGCCGAGCGTCGACTCAAGCTCGCCGAGTCTCCCGTCCTGCTCTTCACCGACCCGCCGCTGCACAAGCGGCAGCGCCAGCTGGTGTCCGCGGCCTTCAGCCCGAAGCGCATCAAGCAGCTGGAGCCGGAGGTCCGGCGCCTCGTCGACGAGCTCATCGACGGCTTCATCGCGGACGGGAAGGTCGACCTCGTCCCGCAGTTCGCGATCCCGCTGCCGATGACGGTCATCGCGACGATGCTCGGCGTCCCGCCGCAGAACATGGACCAGTTCAAGCGGTGGTCGAACGCGTTCACCGCCGGCGTCGGCGCCGTCGAGCAGACCCGCGAGGAGATCGCCGAGATCTTCGACGAGGTCGACACCTTCTACGACTACTTCACCGACGAGATCGAGCGCCGCCGCGTCGAGCCGCAGGACGACCTGCTCACCGACCTCGTCGAGGCGCGCATGGCCGGCGAGGAGCCGCTGACGCTCGACGAGATGCTCAACATGCTCGTCCAGTTCCTCGTCGCCGGGAACGAGACGACGACGAACTCGGCCGGGATGCTCGTCAACCGGCTCGCGCAGGAGCCCGGCCTCGCCGACCGCGTCCGCGAGAACCACGCGCTGATCCCGACGCTCGTCGAGGAGATGCTCCGCGTCGAGGCCCCGGTGCAGGGCATGTTCCGCGTCGCGACGACCGACGGGACGATCGGCGACGTCGCCGTCCCCGCCGGCTCGGTGGTGTGGCTGGTCTACGGCTCGGCCAACCTCGACCCCGAGACCTTCGCCGAGCCCGGCACCCTCGACCTCGACGGCGACCGTGCGCCCCACCTGACCTTCGCCCGCTTCGAGCACTTCTGCCTCGGCGCGAACATCGCCCGGCTCGAGCTCCGCATCGCCGCCGAGCGACTCCTCGACCGGCTCGCGGACATCCGCCTCGCCTGCGACCCCGCCGAGGTCCCGTACCACCGCAGCTTCGTCCTCCGCGGCCCCGCGAGCCTCCCGCTCACGTTCACCGCCCGCTGA
- a CDS encoding MarR family winged helix-turn-helix transcriptional regulator has protein sequence MPSPTSKPAKAGQRSDPLTRAHKYWRGEHLGIDEDSFIAMTSVLRLHRLMTTNIEAELKRHDIKLTDFMLLVTLEMSDNHTRSVSRLAKSLLVHPTTATVATDRLEARGLLVRTPHPSDRRATLVTITEEGRDLLQRASAVLDAVEYGLPGASPAERASLVEAIDAVRAAAGD, from the coding sequence ATGCCGTCGCCGACCTCGAAACCCGCGAAAGCGGGTCAGCGGTCGGACCCGCTCACCCGGGCGCACAAGTACTGGCGCGGGGAGCACCTCGGGATCGACGAGGACTCGTTCATCGCGATGACGTCGGTCCTGCGGCTGCACCGGCTGATGACGACGAACATCGAGGCCGAACTCAAGCGGCACGACATCAAGCTCACCGACTTCATGCTGCTGGTGACGCTGGAGATGTCCGACAACCACACCCGGTCGGTGTCCCGGCTCGCGAAGTCGCTGCTGGTCCACCCGACGACGGCGACGGTCGCGACCGACCGCCTCGAGGCCCGCGGGCTCCTCGTCCGCACCCCGCACCCGAGCGACCGGCGCGCGACGCTGGTGACGATCACTGAGGAGGGCCGCGACCTGCTCCAGCGGGCCTCCGCCGTCCTCGACGCGGTGGAGTACGGCCTGCCCGGCGCCTCCCCCGCGGAGCGCGCCTCCCTGGTCGAGGCGATCGACGCCGTCCGCGCCGCCGCCGGCGACTGA
- a CDS encoding histidine phosphatase family protein, with protein sequence MRPGGLEVVAHTTVVLVRHGQAERGTTDPGLSARGREEANAVAKALAGEPVEAVYCSPQRRALETAAPLCAELGLRAQVRDGLAEFDRRSTEYVLLSELRAAGDPRFDACMAGDLTPWGIDLPTFRAEAGEVLAEILTTHAGGRALVVSHGGVLNVLLGAAVGIDRMWFFHPDNCGINRLVADTSGGVRLASLNETQHLPPPLVTKG encoded by the coding sequence TTGAGGCCCGGCGGCCTCGAGGTCGTCGCCCACACGACGGTCGTCCTGGTCCGCCACGGTCAGGCGGAGCGCGGGACGACCGACCCCGGCCTGTCCGCGCGCGGCCGCGAGGAGGCGAACGCGGTCGCCAAGGCGCTCGCCGGTGAACCCGTCGAGGCGGTCTACTGCTCGCCCCAGCGCCGGGCGCTGGAGACCGCCGCTCCGCTGTGTGCCGAACTCGGCCTCCGGGCGCAGGTCCGCGACGGGCTCGCCGAGTTCGACCGCCGCTCGACGGAGTACGTCCTGCTGAGTGAACTCCGCGCCGCCGGTGACCCCCGCTTCGACGCCTGCATGGCCGGCGACCTCACGCCGTGGGGCATCGACCTCCCGACCTTCCGCGCCGAGGCCGGCGAGGTCCTCGCCGAGATCCTGACGACCCACGCCGGCGGCCGGGCTCTCGTCGTCAGCCACGGCGGGGTGCTCAACGTCCTCCTCGGCGCCGCGGTCGGCATCGACCGGATGTGGTTCTTCCACCCCGACAACTGCGGAATCAACCGCCTCGTCGCCGACACCTCCGGCGGCGTCCGCCTCGCCTCCCTCAACGAGACCCAGCACCTGCCCCCGCCCCTTGTCACAAAAGGGTGA
- a CDS encoding ABC transporter ATP-binding protein produces the protein MAEGTVDGLHVENLTVRYGGLTAVDGQTLTAPRGRITGLIGPNGAGKTTTFNAITGVVRPAAGKVVLFGEDVTSAPPQARALKGLGRTFQRMELFETLSVRENVRMGREAAMAGRNPLRHLAARPAERRATKQHAAEAMELCGISHLADRRPADLSTGQRRLVELARVSAGDFRLLLLDEPSSGLDGSETERFGEILRTLVAERGLGILIVEHDMALVMSTCEYIHVLDFGKPIFEGTPREVQTSELVRSAYLGSEAPELETDELAS, from the coding sequence ATGGCCGAGGGAACCGTCGATGGTCTGCATGTGGAGAACCTCACGGTCCGCTACGGCGGTCTGACCGCCGTCGACGGCCAGACCCTGACGGCCCCGCGTGGCCGCATCACCGGGCTGATCGGGCCCAACGGTGCCGGCAAGACCACGACCTTCAACGCGATCACCGGCGTCGTGCGCCCGGCCGCGGGCAAGGTCGTGCTCTTCGGTGAGGACGTCACCTCCGCCCCGCCGCAGGCCCGCGCGCTCAAGGGCCTGGGCCGCACGTTCCAGCGGATGGAGCTGTTCGAGACGCTGTCGGTGCGCGAGAACGTGCGCATGGGGCGCGAGGCCGCGATGGCCGGCCGGAACCCGCTGCGGCACCTCGCCGCGCGTCCGGCCGAGCGCCGCGCGACCAAGCAGCACGCCGCCGAGGCGATGGAACTCTGCGGCATCTCCCACCTCGCCGACCGGCGTCCGGCCGACCTCTCCACGGGTCAGCGCCGGCTCGTCGAGCTGGCCCGCGTCTCCGCCGGCGACTTCCGGCTGCTGCTGCTCGACGAGCCCTCGTCCGGTCTGGACGGCTCCGAGACCGAGCGCTTCGGCGAGATCCTGCGGACGCTGGTCGCCGAGCGCGGCCTCGGCATCCTCATCGTCGAGCACGACATGGCGCTCGTCATGAGCACCTGCGAGTACATCCACGTCCTCGACTTCGGCAAGCCGATCTTCGAGGGCACGCCGCGCGAGGTGCAGACGTCCGAGCTGGTCCGCAGCGCGTACCTCGGCTCCGAGGCGCCCGAGCTCGAGACCGACGAGCTCGCGAGTTGA